One genomic region from Pararge aegeria chromosome 14, ilParAegt1.1, whole genome shotgun sequence encodes:
- the LOC120629560 gene encoding inositol monophosphatase 1, translated as MSDAIDEYFDAALEMVKNAGNLITEYSNGCKEYKLKSSDIDLVTEIDKKVEETLIGGLSERFPSHKFIGEESVADGAKCVLTDEPTWIIDPVDGTLNFIHGYPSSCISLGLTINKKAVVGIIFNPIVNQLFTAKQGQGAFLNGQPIHVSQVKDMRNALISFEVGTSRDEEKKTAVLENFKMIVEKAQGIRTVGSAALNMAMVALGGADAYFEFGIHAWDIAAGDIIVREAGGVCIDPAGGPFDILSRRVLCASSIELAQEMSTVLHQYYPDRD; from the coding sequence ATGTCTGACGCAATCGACGAATACTTCGACGCTGCTCTGGAAATGGTAAAAAACGCCGGAAACCTTATAACGGAGTACAGTAACGGCTGTAAGGAGTATAAATTAAAGTCTTCCGATATTGATTTAGTTACAGAAATAGATAAAAAAGTAGAGGAGACTTTAATTGGTGGGCTTTCGGAGAGGTTTCCTTCACACAAGTTCATCGGCGAAGAATCGGTAGCTGATGGTGCTAAATGTGTTCTGACGGATGAACCGACCTGGATTATCGACCCTGTTGACGGAACACTAAACTTTATTCACGGCTATCCAAGCAGTTGCATATCTCTCGGATTaacaatcaataaaaaagctgttgtaggtattatatttaatcCTATTGTTAATCAACTGTTTACGGCTAAACAAGGCCAGGGTGCGTTTCTAAACGGGCAGCCCATACATGTTTCACAAGTCAAAGACATGCGTAACGCCCTTATATCATTTGAAGTTGGTACTAGCAGGGATGAGGAAAAGAAAACAGCGGTTTTGGAAAATTTCAAGATGATTGTCGAGAAAGCTCAGGGGATAAGAACAGTTGGTTCTGCTGCATTGAACATGGCTATGGTTGCTTTGGGGGGTGCTGATGCATACTTTGAGTTTGGAATCCACGCTTGGGATATTGCTGCAGGGGATATTATTGTGAGGGAAGCAGGGGGGGTGTGCATTGATCCAGCTGGTGGGCCTTTTGACATTCTTTCTCGGCGTGTATTATGTGCTAGCAGTATTGAGCTGGCTCAAGAGATGTCTACAGTGCTTCATCAATATTACCCAGACAGAGATTGA